From a region of the Zerene cesonia ecotype Mississippi chromosome 11, Zerene_cesonia_1.1, whole genome shotgun sequence genome:
- the LOC119830567 gene encoding uncharacterized protein LOC119830567, which produces MDKLREICESEGVDVGEGEVLHQAVDTCDGDLRRALTALQCCQRLLGKITAEGLIEVTGLVPDKLVNEYLSIKNYSELEQFVEKFLMDAYSASQLLEQLSATVVNSGHLTNKQKCCISEKLAVCSHRLLDGGAEVMQLTDLGCTIIMANNNP; this is translated from the exons atggacaa ATTGCGTGAAATATGTGAGTCGGAAGGTGTTGATGTTGGTGAGGGTGAGGTGTTACACCAGGCCGTGGATACTTGTGATGGAGACCTTCGCCGTGCGCTTACAGCGTTGCAATGCTGTCAACGATTGCTCGGCAAGATTACTGCAGAAGGACTTATTGAG GTGACCGGACTGGTTCCAGATAAATTAGTCAATGAATATCTGAGTATCAAGAACTATAGTGAATTGGAGCAATTTGTTGAAAA GTTTCTAATGGATGCATATTCCGCATCTCAGTTGTTAGAGCAGTTGAGTGCGACGGTGGTGAACAGCGGCCATttgacgaacaaacaaaaatgctGCATAAGCGAGAAGCTAGCTGTTTGCTCCCACAGGCTCCTAGATGGCGGGGCTGAAGTCATGCAACTCACCGACTTGGGCTGTACAATAATCATGGCCAATAATAACCCCTAA